From the Onychomys torridus unplaced genomic scaffold, mOncTor1.1, whole genome shotgun sequence genome, the window aataaaaataaatcttaaatctATTTTCCCTCTACATTTTTGTTAAGATACATTTCCTGCACCATATAttaaactaaatattaaaaaggaGAATCAGAATCCAAGATATGTCTAGTGGGAAAGCTGAGGATAAGGACAGGCAGAGATGTAAACATCTATTGTTTCACCATATCATTGTATTTTGGGAAATGGTGATTACTTTTTGTAAATATTCTGCTTACATGCACTTTATCATTAACGTTCAATGAAGCAAGTGTTTTAAATTTCTCAGTTCCTAACAGTGAATGTGGATTGATACAATCCACACAAGCATAAGTACCTCTGAGGGTCAGTCAATTTTTGAGACTTTATAGACATCCTGCTATCTCAGTGTGAGAAATGTTGACTCAACGGCTTCTGGGCTGGACTCAAAAGGTATTTTGACCAGGATTAGATGGACAATGACCAGCGTAAGCACCTTGTCCTCATACACTGCTCCTAGGAAACCAGGTCCCAGAGGTGGAACTGAGCCAGGAAAGCAGGACCCAGGAGATTCCTCTTCCTGGAGTTCATCTTTCCATGACCCAACCACAATGCTCTCTATCACTAccattgggaattcttaaagaaGCCAATCAGCCTCATCCATATCAAGATTATAAACTGAACACACACTAGCAGAGACTCAGTGTCCACTCTTCAAGCAGGATGAAGACCTTAGTTACCAAggctctcctcctgctgctcctggccAACCTGGCCCTGACCAGGCATCCAAAAGGTGAGTATGGGTGTCAGGGGGGACAGGACCTAACCAGGTAAACAAAAGGATTCACCCCTCCCTCTGAGTCTGCAGCACAGGAAAATCTTTTTCCTAGCACAGCCAGAACCTTCTGgtcccttatttattttatatcctgtcccctgtcccctaTCTCCTGTTCCCTGCACTTCTGGGAGAAATGTGGGGAGCAGCATAGGGTACTAGGAGGGGGTTATAGATCTAAAGATCCACTGCACTTAGGTTTACATACTCTACGCTATTTGCAAACTCTCCTCACCGGGCCTGACCTCCTGGAGCCCCAGTTCATCTGTGCTGTCTACTTTAATGATATTCATATTGAGAGATTCAACAGCAGAGAAGAGCCTCCGAGGATGGAGCACTGTGCACCGTGGGTGGATCAGCAGAAGCCAGAGTATTGGAAGAAGGTGACAGACACGATGCTGAGTATGATGGAAGTATACACGAGtttaatgaataaaatgcttCGCATCTACCAACTAACTCAAGCTGGTGAGTGAACCCAAATTAGAAATCCCAATTTTCAAGTTCCCTTTGGGTTTGCTCTAGGCCCCATTTCCAAGATTTACCCCAGCAAAATGTGACCCACATAGACTAGGCTACAAAGAGCCTTGTGACAATGACCTGGTTTTCTGCACAATTTAATCATAAATGTGGCCATTTACATAAAAGGCCAAGTGGGAGGGACGGGGTCACTGGAGAGCCCCAAGGGACTTGGCCTTGTGAGAGTGGCTGACAGTAGGGACATGGGCAGGAAATCACACAATCCAGATCCTGATGGCCTGCCATGTGTTGCCTGGAGGGAAATTCAGTCATGGACAATATGAATTACTCTTCAATGGCCATGATCACATTGTGATCAACGAGGACCTGAAAACTTGGACTACTGTTGGGAAGGCAGCGGAAAAGGTGAAGGAAGAGTGGGAGACATCAAGTTTGGCAAAATACTTGAAGAGTTACTTGCGGTATGGAGGTGTGAAGTTGATCCTCAGACAGATGGTCTATGGGAAAGAGACTTTGCTAAGAACAGGTAAGAAAAGAAACTGCCAACACTGAACGGGGACTAGAGCCCCTGTCCTCCTCGGCAGGGAGAAGCTGGATACTGACTCAGTCTTGCATCAAAGGGGAAAAGTGTCATGGGTTTCCTACTGGAACAAGAGAGAGGGGCTCTCATAGGGATAAGCCTTCTCTCAGGATAGATCAGTCTGTCAATTAAACAGCATTTCCCTTCCATTTGCCTTGTGAACCATGATGCCTGTCATGCCTGTTTGTTGTCCATGTACTTTGGAGGTT encodes:
- the LOC118575989 gene encoding class I histocompatibility antigen, Gogo-B*0101 alpha chain-like, which translates into the protein MKTLVTKALLLLLLANLALTRHPKGLHTLRYLQTLLTGPDLLEPQFICAVYFNDIHIERFNSREEPPRMEHCAPWVDQQKPEYWKKVTDTMLSMMEVYTSLMNKMLRIYQLTQAGNHTIQILMACHVLPGGKFSHGQYELLFNGHDHIVINEDLKTWTTVGKAAEKVKEEWETSSLAKYLKSYLRYGGVKLILRQMVYGKETLLRTDTPKIHVNRRVRADGKITLRCWALDFYPADITLTWQRDRSNQSLNMEVIETRPSGDGTFQKWAAVVVPSGEEQRYTCHVDHEGLPEPITLRWEPPQPSVPVIPVVTGLVLGAVLVGAAVTFLMWKRRTKG